TGTTGCAGTGCTCCAAATCCATGCACATCATTTCTTCATCAAACTCCCACTTGTTGCTCTTGCCTGGCAGTGAATATTGCTGGTGAGGATGAGAGGTATAGGTGAGGAGAAAGGGGTCTTCCTGGGGTGCATGGTACATGAAGGAAGGGACATAGCTGTTAAAATCCATAGGTGCTTTCTCTTCATAAACGTCTCCTCCTGGATTTGGCCATAAGGAGTGGCAGCCAGTTTTGGCTGCAGGTGGTTCCAACGGAATCTGCTGGGAAATGGGTTCAGAAGAGTTCTGGGAAGGAAAGAAGTCACAAGGCCAGCTGGTCAGAGGAAAAGGGTAATTGGGGCAATAATTGTCATTAAGAGGATTTCTCCCCAAAGCAGCATTTTTGCTCCATGGTTGCAGATCGTCGTAATCCGGGTAGACTCCAGAGGCAGAAGGCTGAAGCAGGTCTCCACTATTGTAGAGCCTATTGGAGGAAAATCTGCGTTTTTCATAGAGCTTGGTGGGGTCCAGCATGGAAGCCTGGTCTGCCAGACTGGTGGTTTCCCCCGGACCATAGCTCTTGGAGAATGATAAGCAATCATTGAAGGCTGCATGCTGGGGAGTGTTAGCTATTAAATGTCCACTGTAACTACCAGGCAACTGGACACCCTCTTGGAAAGACCAAGTTAAAGGGAAACTTCCTTGACTTTGTGTTTCACCTGGAAAAGGctggaaagcaaaatgaaaattcacGTTAATAAGTTAAGCAAACACACACAGCTACCATAGGCACCATGGGTTACTCTATACTAGTAAGTGCTTGTCAGATGTTCCTCATTCCTCACATACGTGAAGCACAAACACTCCTAGCAGCTTTACCACAACCACCCAAGACAGAAAGAAGCCATGGCTGCCTCCATCTCCAGGTGGAAGCTGGCTGACCAGTCCCAGCCAGGAGATAGCAGTGTGGTTAGATGGTTCTCACTCCAACACAGATCTGATATCCTTCTGATGGCCTTCTTGAAAAATTTACAAAGAGCtactgaagaaaaatcaaaccaTA
The sequence above is drawn from the Lepus europaeus isolate LE1 chromosome 3, mLepTim1.pri, whole genome shotgun sequence genome and encodes:
- the GCM1 gene encoding chorion-specific transcription factor GCMa; amino-acid sequence: MEPDDFEDKEMLSWDINDMKLPQNVQKTDSFQEWPDSYVKHVYSSEDRNAQRHLSSWAMRNTNNHNSRILKKSCLGVVVCGRNCSTEEGRKIYLRPAICDKARQKQQRKHCPNCDGPLKLIPCRGHGGFPVTNFWRHDGRFIFFQSKGEHDHPKPETKLEAEARRAMKKVHTASSSISLKLKRSPDTRPFPGETQSQGSFPLTWSFQEGVQLPGSYSGHLIANTPQHAAFNDCLSFSKSYGPGETTSLADQASMLDPTKLYEKRRFSSNRLYNSGDLLQPSASGVYPDYDDLQPWSKNAALGRNPLNDNYCPNYPFPLTSWPCDFFPSQNSSEPISQQIPLEPPAAKTGCHSLWPNPGGDVYEEKAPMDFNSYVPSFMYHAPQEDPFLLTYTSHPHQQYSLPGKSNKWEFDEEMMCMDLEHCNSEMLLNLCPLR